The window GATTTCATATTTGGAGGAGATCGCACCTTCTGGTGTTATCTGAGAGTTGAGCCCCTCACATCGAACCGGACTTGCTGCCACCTTTTTGGGGGACAAATTCCAGGAAATATTGGCGGGGGAGAAAGGTGTGTTCTTTGACGAAGGTAAAGCCGGCTTGTTTCATATCCTTGATGACTTGTTCTTTGGGAACCAAATGGCGTTTTGAGAAGCCGAGTGTGCCGGACCGCGCGTCGGCGTAATAGTCGATGATGACCACACGCCCGTTTGGCTTGAGCGCGGGTTTGGTGTTGGCCAGATAGTCAATCTGGTCTTCCAGGTGGTGATAGACGTCGCACAGGAACACCATGTCTGCGTTGTTCCCCGAAAATGTGGGACCTTCTTTTTCAGCCAAAATAAAACGGACTCTGTCGGCGAGCCCAAGTTTTTCCAACTCGCGTTTGTTGTAATTCAACATTTTCTGTTCGACATCGATAGCGATGATCTGTCCCTTCTCCCCCACGGCTTTTGCCAGGCGGCGGGTGAAATAACCCGATCCTGCCCCCATATCGATCACCATCATGCCAGGCGCGAGATTCAGAGCCTCAATGACTTTTTCGGGCTGTTGGTGCTGATCACGTTCCGGGCGTTCAAGAGCGTGAATGTATCTGTTGATATCCCATGTTTTTTGGGCACAGCTTGCAGTCAGGCCTGCGAGAACTGCAAGAATCAGGAGGTAGAACATCGTTGGTCTTTTGGACGGTTCTACTGGAGGCGTCGATCGTTCGTTCATTTGTATTATCCTTACATTCATGCCTGATTTTTTTTGGATAGGGGATAAACGGCAAACATTTTACTCTTATAACGATTGAAGAGACGAAGTTTCAAGTAAAAGGTGAACGCATGGCTTGGGGAAATGCTGCAGTTTTCCTGTGTTTTTGGTGAATCGTGAGGACTACCGCATCTGCCGCAACGCTAGGGGAGCACTCCTATTTTCCTCTGTAGACGTCACAATTTCTTGAGGCGAAATAGACTAAAGGACGAGATTCTGCGAGCGGATGGCGAACGTGAGAAAAGCCATAAAGAGCATAGCGGCTCCCAGGGCTGCTTCGGTCCAGATGGAGTGTTGAATAAGCCACGGCTCTACCCCTGGCTTGCTTTGAGTCGACTCATTGAGGGGATTCCCTAT of the Nitrospiraceae bacterium genome contains:
- a CDS encoding class I SAM-dependent methyltransferase — its product is MNERSTPPVEPSKRPTMFYLLILAVLAGLTASCAQKTWDINRYIHALERPERDQHQQPEKVIEALNLAPGMMVIDMGAGSGYFTRRLAKAVGEKGQIIAIDVEQKMLNYNKRELEKLGLADRVRFILAEKEGPTFSGNNADMVFLCDVYHHLEDQIDYLANTKPALKPNGRVVIIDYYADARSGTLGFSKRHLVPKEQVIKDMKQAGFTFVKEHTFLPRQYFLEFVPQKGGSKSGSM